A single region of the Branchiostoma lanceolatum isolate klBraLanc5 chromosome 1, klBraLanc5.hap2, whole genome shotgun sequence genome encodes:
- the LOC136423087 gene encoding transmembrane protein 116-like, which translates to MDPTTADIPAAGGRDARCTADDEDRKNMEALSYIHMIMATISILATLSIILYSMVKKIFRSAEVRPLFHLAVADLLLAACWLVGSLLWRLDSEDDPGNDRCFYLQLVTEAVHLVTFFLTMNYALNVYIRLKDRENKANNLSLLMSTRWMVWTMRLVYVLSWFIPVLVMIPPALHRSQVVQGVDTCTRCLMPFGRSSTGNCLDWNSYTSLVLVGCLVLSISAIVVLYMLSYRVYGRVLKSNIWTNSQRDALGLLKTRVTLYILVFLFCWSPALTVAITDLSQEKFPEFSRYVVLYILQGVTAPAQGFLNSLVYGWTRSGFREAWRDGTAAATTSAQKPLLMARSSVIHYGSSGRSSPTTPPPGVLSFRTSFNETHPPRNPTRHTLTKQSV; encoded by the exons ATGGACCCGACCACAGCAGACATACCTGCAGCTGGGGGCAGAGATGCCAGGTGCACGGCAGATGATGAAGACAGGAAAAAT ATGGAGGCCCTGAGCTACATCCATATGATCATGGCGACTATCAG TATCCTTGCCACCCTGTCCATCATCCTCTACTCCATGGTCAAGAAGATATTCAGGAGTGCAGAG GTGCGCCCCCTGTTCCACCTGGCAGTTGCTGACCTGCTGCTTGCTGCGTGCTGGTTGGTTGGCTCGTTGCTATGGAGACTGGACAGCGAAGATGATCCCGGCAATGACAGGTGCTTCTACCTTCAGCTGGTCACAGAG GCGGTCCACCTGGTGACATTTTTCCTGACGATGAACTACGCACTGAACGTCTACATCCGCCTCAAGGATCGTGAGAACAAGGCCAACAACCTGTCCCTTCTCATG TCGACACGATGGATGGTCTGGACGATGCGTTTAGTCTATGTGTTATCATG GTTTATCCCAGTGCTGGTCATGATTCCACCTGCACTGCACAGGTCCCAGGTTGTTCAGGGGGTCGACACCTGTACAAG ATGCTTGATGCCGTTTGGCAGATCGTCTACTGGCAAC TGCCTGGACTGGAACAGCTACACCTCGCTGGTGCTGGTCGGCTGTTTGGTGCTGTCCATCTCCGCCATTGTG GTGCTGTACATGCTGTCCTATCGAGTGTACGGCCGTGTGCTCAAGTCCAACA TCTGGACCAATTCCCAACGTGACGCCCTGGGGCTGCTCAAGACACGAGTCACCCTCTACATCCTGGTCTTTCTCTTCTGCTGGTCACCTG CGTTGACAGTGGCCATCACAGACTTGTCCCAGGAGAAGTTCCCCGAGTTCTCAAGATACGTCGTCCTATACATTCTACAG GGAGTGACTGCGCCAGCCCAGGGGTTCCTGAACAGCCTGGTGTATGGATGGACCCGCAGCGGCTTCCGGGAGGCCTGGAGGGACGGCACGGCCGCCGCCACTACCTCCGCACAGAAGCCGCTCCTAATGGCTCGCTCAAGC GTGATCCACTACGGGTCAAGCGGGCGTAGCAGCCCCACAACCCCACCCCCAGGTGTGCTGTCTTTCCGAACCAGTTTCAACGAGACCCACCCACCCAGGAACCCCACCCGCCACACCCTCACCAAGCAGTCCGTGTGA